The following are encoded together in the Thiobacillus sp. SCUT-2 genome:
- the ccoO gene encoding cytochrome-c oxidase, cbb3-type subunit II, which translates to MITHESIEKNLGLLIVLTILIVSVGGLVQIVPLFFQTSTTTPVEGLKHYSALQLMGRDIYIREGCVGCHSQMIRPFRAETERYGHYSVAGEYVYDRPFLWGSKRTGPDLARVGGRYSDAWQAAHLMNPRDVVPESIMPAYPWLDRPLQDTGIQAKMRTLNLVGHGYTQQEIAEAPTELKDKTELQALIAYLQVLGTHAPAN; encoded by the coding sequence ATGATTACGCATGAAAGCATCGAAAAGAACCTCGGTCTCCTGATCGTCCTGACCATCCTCATCGTCAGCGTCGGCGGCCTGGTGCAGATCGTGCCGCTGTTCTTCCAGACCTCGACCACCACGCCGGTGGAGGGCCTCAAGCACTACTCGGCACTGCAGCTGATGGGGCGCGACATCTACATCCGCGAGGGCTGCGTCGGCTGCCACTCGCAGATGATCCGCCCGTTCCGCGCCGAGACCGAGCGTTACGGCCACTACTCGGTCGCCGGCGAATACGTGTACGACCGTCCCTTCCTGTGGGGGTCCAAGCGCACCGGCCCCGACCTCGCGCGCGTCGGCGGCCGCTACTCGGACGCCTGGCAGGCCGCGCACCTGATGAACCCGCGCGACGTCGTGCCGGAGTCGATCATGCCGGCCTACCCCTGGCTCGACCGGCCGCTGCAGGACACCGGCATCCAGGCCAAGATGCGCACGCTCAACCTCGTCGGCCACGGCTACACGCAGCAGGAGATCGCCGAGGCGCCCACCGAGCTCAAGGACAAGACCGAGCTCCAGGCGCTGATCGCCTACCTGCAGGTGCTGGGCACCCACGCCCCGGCGAACTGA
- the ccoN gene encoding cytochrome-c oxidase, cbb3-type subunit I encodes MEATTYNYKVVRQFAIMTVVWGIVGMLVGVILASQLIWPDLTFGIEWLSYGRLRPLHTNAVIFAFGGSAMFAVSYYIVQRTCQVRLWAEKLAAFTFWGWTAVIVLAAITLPMGITSSKEYAELEWPIDLLIAVVWVSYALVFFGTIVKRKTKHIYVSNWFFGAYILVIALLHIVNSAELPWILGGHASAWYKSYSAYAGVQDAMVQWWYGHNAVGFFLTTAFLGMMYYFIPKQAGRPIYSYRLSVVHFWSLNFIYMWAGPHHLQYTALPDWAQSLGMVFSLMLLAPSWGGMMNGIMTLSGAWHKLRTDPILKFMVTALSFYGMSTFEGPMMSIKTVNALSHYTEWTIGHVHSGALGWVAMITIGSMYYLIPRLFGRESMYSTKLIEWHFWLSTIGVVLYIASMWIAGVAQGLMWRAANPDGTLTYSFAQVLTTMHPFYMIRLGGGLLFLTGMLMMAYNVLKTVGAGRVVNDAPIPQAVHA; translated from the coding sequence ATGGAAGCGACAACCTATAACTACAAGGTCGTCCGCCAGTTCGCCATCATGACGGTGGTGTGGGGGATCGTCGGGATGCTGGTCGGGGTGATCCTGGCCTCGCAACTGATCTGGCCGGACCTGACCTTCGGCATCGAGTGGCTGTCATACGGGCGATTGCGACCGCTGCACACCAATGCGGTGATCTTCGCGTTCGGCGGGTCGGCGATGTTCGCGGTGTCCTACTACATCGTGCAGCGCACCTGCCAGGTGCGGCTGTGGGCCGAGAAGCTCGCCGCGTTCACCTTCTGGGGCTGGACCGCGGTCATCGTGCTGGCGGCGATCACGCTGCCGATGGGCATCACCAGTTCCAAGGAATACGCCGAACTGGAATGGCCGATCGACCTGCTGATCGCGGTGGTGTGGGTGTCCTACGCGCTGGTGTTCTTCGGCACCATCGTCAAGCGCAAGACCAAGCACATCTACGTTTCCAACTGGTTCTTCGGTGCCTACATCCTGGTGATCGCGCTGCTGCACATCGTCAACAGCGCCGAGCTGCCGTGGATCCTCGGCGGCCACGCCAGCGCCTGGTACAAGTCCTACTCCGCCTACGCCGGCGTGCAGGACGCGATGGTGCAGTGGTGGTACGGCCATAACGCGGTGGGCTTCTTCCTCACCACCGCCTTCCTCGGCATGATGTACTACTTCATTCCCAAGCAGGCCGGCCGCCCGATCTACTCCTACCGCCTCTCGGTGGTGCACTTCTGGTCGCTCAACTTCATCTACATGTGGGCCGGCCCGCACCACCTGCAATACACCGCGCTGCCCGACTGGGCGCAGTCCCTCGGCATGGTGTTCTCGCTGATGCTGCTGGCGCCGTCCTGGGGCGGCATGATGAACGGCATCATGACCCTGTCGGGCGCCTGGCACAAACTGCGCACCGACCCCATCCTCAAGTTCATGGTGACGGCGCTGTCGTTCTACGGCATGTCGACCTTCGAGGGCCCGATGATGTCGATCAAGACGGTCAACGCGCTCTCGCACTACACCGAATGGACCATCGGCCACGTGCACTCCGGCGCGCTCGGCTGGGTCGCGATGATCACCATCGGCTCGATGTACTACCTGATTCCGCGCCTGTTCGGCCGCGAGTCGATGTACAGCACCAAGCTGATCGAATGGCACTTCTGGCTCTCCACCATCGGCGTCGTGCTGTACATCGCCTCGATGTGGATCGCCGGGGTCGCGCAGGGCCTGATGTGGCGGGCGGCCAACCCGGACGGCACGCTGACCTACAGCTTCGCCCAAGTGCTCACCACGATGCACCCCTTCTACATGATCCGTCTCGGAGGCGGGCTGCTGTTCCTGACCGGCATGCTGATGATGGCCTACAACGTCCTGAAGACCGTCGGAGCAGGCCGCGTCGTCAACGACGCCCCCATCCCGCAAGCCGTCCACGCCTGA
- a CDS encoding histidine phosphatase family protein, with product MHHVSSLVRTRVCLIRHGETDWNVEKRIQGHTDVPLNETGRAQALAMAFNAAHQRFDAIYSSDLARAVETAQALAQREGQAVRLLPTLRERHFGLFQGLTAAEAASRHPAAHAHYVARDLDYDFGTGESLRRFAARVGEAIDWLLRHHAGQTVAAVSHSGVLDIVYRRATGRPLSAPRDFKIPNCALNWFHFDSQGWHLEAWGDRHHLHEVLMEPPE from the coding sequence ATGCATCATGTTTCCAGCCTCGTCCGCACCCGCGTCTGCCTCATCCGCCACGGCGAGACGGATTGGAACGTCGAGAAGCGCATTCAGGGCCACACGGACGTGCCGCTGAACGAGACGGGGCGCGCGCAGGCGCTGGCGATGGCGTTCAACGCCGCGCACCAGCGGTTCGACGCGATCTACAGCAGCGATCTCGCGCGTGCGGTCGAAACCGCGCAGGCCCTCGCGCAGCGCGAGGGCCAGGCGGTCCGGCTGCTGCCCACGTTGCGCGAACGACATTTCGGCCTCTTCCAGGGGTTGACCGCGGCGGAGGCCGCCTCGCGCCATCCGGCGGCGCATGCGCACTATGTCGCGCGCGACCTCGACTACGACTTCGGGACGGGCGAGTCGCTGCGCCGTTTTGCCGCCCGCGTTGGCGAGGCGATCGACTGGCTGCTGCGGCATCACGCCGGACAGACCGTTGCCGCGGTGAGCCACAGCGGCGTGCTCGACATCGTGTATCGCCGCGCGACCGGACGGCCGCTCTCCGCGCCGCGCGATTTCAAGATTCCCAACTGCGCGCTCAACTGGTTCCATTTCGACAGCCAGGGCTGGCATCTCGAGGCGTGGGGCGACCGCCACCATTTGCACGAGGTGCTGATGGAGCCGCCGGAATGA
- a CDS encoding 2,3-bisphosphoglycerate-dependent phosphoglycerate mutase, with amino-acid sequence MSEAGRWIVLLRHGHSEWNLSDRFTGWTDISLTEIGVAEAVAAGRRLAQAGYAFDEVHGSVLRRVRQTADALLAAMGTPDVPLFTTWRLNERHYGALQGLNKREIFATWGEQASRRWWRGYYAPPPPLADDDPRHPRFDPLFAGIDRADLPASESLRDCQQRMLPYWNEVLRPRLMAGRRLLVISHGNTLRGLVMHLDGLSAEAMEKVEIASGVPLVYRFDAAGRVIGHAWLEGDAARVS; translated from the coding sequence ATGAGCGAAGCGGGCCGCTGGATCGTGCTGCTGCGTCATGGCCACAGCGAATGGAACCTGTCCGACCGATTCACCGGCTGGACCGACATTTCCTTGACGGAGATCGGGGTTGCCGAGGCGGTCGCGGCGGGGCGCCGGCTGGCGCAGGCCGGCTACGCGTTCGACGAGGTGCATGGCTCGGTGCTGCGGCGCGTCCGCCAGACCGCCGACGCGCTGCTCGCCGCGATGGGGACACCGGACGTTCCCTTGTTCACGACCTGGCGCCTCAACGAGCGTCACTACGGCGCGCTGCAGGGCCTGAACAAGCGCGAGATCTTCGCCACGTGGGGCGAGCAAGCCTCGCGCCGCTGGTGGCGCGGCTACTATGCGCCGCCGCCGCCGCTCGCCGACGACGATCCGCGCCATCCGCGCTTCGATCCGCTGTTCGCCGGGATCGACCGGGCCGACCTGCCGGCAAGCGAGAGCCTGCGCGACTGCCAGCAGCGCATGCTGCCCTACTGGAACGAGGTGCTGCGGCCGCGGCTGATGGCCGGGCGGCGGCTGCTGGTCATCAGCCACGGCAACACCTTGCGCGGCCTCGTGATGCATCTCGACGGGCTGTCGGCCGAGGCGATGGAGAAGGTGGAGATCGCCTCCGGGGTGCCGCTGGTCTACCGCTTCGACGCGGCGGGTCGCGTGATCGGCCACGCGTGGCTCGAAGGCGACGCCGCGCGCGTCTCCTGA
- the ald gene encoding alanine dehydrogenase, with amino-acid sequence MHIGIPREIKNHEYRVALTPEGAHILTAAGQRVSVESGAGAASGFSDDAYRAAGATVVATSAEAWAADLVVKVKEPQPVELGWLREGQLLFCYLHLAAAPDLARELMARGVTAIAYETVTRAGGGLPLLQPMSDIAGRLAPQMGALGLHTSHGGSGKLITGLPGVPPGRVLIIGAGTVGMSAARTAVGLGARVTLIDRQPDTLARAEALFGARVETRFSSPDAIGDSLEHADIVIGAAQIPGRHAPRLISRAALARMPQGAVLVDVAIDQGGVAETSRPTTHSDPFFVADGIVHYCVTNMPGAVARTSTKALTHATLPYVQALAAQGLGALDADPGLKAGLHVQGGRILHAGLAQDLGFG; translated from the coding sequence ATGCACATCGGCATCCCCCGGGAAATCAAGAACCACGAATACCGCGTCGCACTCACGCCCGAGGGCGCGCACATCCTCACCGCAGCCGGGCAGCGCGTCAGCGTCGAAAGCGGGGCCGGCGCCGCATCCGGATTCAGCGACGACGCCTACCGTGCAGCGGGCGCCACCGTCGTCGCCACGTCGGCCGAGGCATGGGCCGCGGACCTCGTGGTCAAGGTCAAGGAACCGCAACCGGTCGAACTCGGCTGGCTGCGCGAAGGCCAGCTGCTGTTCTGCTACCTGCACCTTGCCGCCGCGCCGGATCTCGCGCGCGAGCTGATGGCGCGCGGCGTCACCGCGATCGCCTACGAAACCGTCACCCGGGCGGGCGGCGGCCTGCCGCTGCTGCAGCCGATGTCGGACATCGCCGGCCGGCTGGCGCCGCAGATGGGCGCGCTCGGCCTGCACACCTCGCACGGCGGCAGCGGCAAGTTGATCACCGGCCTGCCCGGCGTGCCGCCGGGGCGCGTGCTCATCATCGGTGCGGGCACGGTCGGGATGAGCGCCGCGCGCACCGCGGTCGGGCTGGGCGCCCGCGTGACGCTGATCGATCGCCAGCCCGACACGCTCGCCCGCGCCGAGGCGCTGTTCGGGGCGCGGGTGGAAACCCGCTTCTCCTCGCCCGACGCGATCGGCGACAGCCTCGAACACGCCGACATCGTGATCGGCGCCGCCCAGATTCCCGGCCGCCACGCACCGCGCCTGATCAGCCGCGCCGCGCTCGCGCGCATGCCGCAGGGCGCCGTGCTGGTCGACGTCGCCATCGACCAGGGCGGCGTCGCCGAGACCTCGCGCCCCACCACCCACAGCGATCCCTTCTTCGTCGCCGACGGCATCGTGCACTACTGCGTCACCAACATGCCCGGCGCCGTCGCGCGCACGTCGACCAAGGCGCTCACCCACGCCACGCTGCCCTACGTGCAGGCGCTGGCCGCGCAGGGGCTCGGCGCGCTCGATGCCGACCCCGGGCTCAAGGCCGGGCTGCACGTCCAGGGCGGCCGCATCCTCCACGCCGGACTGGCGCAGGACCTCGGCTTCGGCTGA
- a CDS encoding TIGR03790 family protein: protein MRAPPRALTVRRIAAALACLLLQAAALAAPTAPVVTGFPQPALDATQLGVIVNDDDPDSVAIAAYYMQKRGIPAENLIHVRFKPGQSALAREEFAALKRRVDRVTPKAVQAYALTWARPWRVDCMSITSAFAFGFSPAYCASTCQPTQASPYFDSSAARPYARYGMRPTMSLAAASVAEAKQLIDRGVASDGSNPTGTAYLVSTPDKNRNVRAAGYAAARTQLQRAIPVEIVEGEALRDRHDVMFYFTGLARVPALDSDGFLPGAIGDHLTSAGGELFGGSQMSSLAWLEAGATGSYGAVVEPCNFPAKFPVPAVVMAHYLQGETLIEAYWKSVQMPGQGLFIGEPLARPFAGVATQARDGGLTVAARLLAPGLYDVQAAPTMIGPYRTVGRLAIRWGMREVRLEHVLPAYYRFERRTAPPR from the coding sequence ATGCGTGCGCCGCCTCGCGCGCTGACCGTGCGCCGCATCGCGGCCGCGCTGGCGTGCCTGCTGCTGCAGGCGGCGGCGCTGGCCGCGCCGACCGCGCCGGTCGTCACCGGTTTTCCGCAGCCCGCTCTCGACGCGACGCAGCTCGGCGTCATCGTCAACGACGACGATCCCGACAGCGTGGCGATTGCCGCCTACTACATGCAGAAGCGCGGCATCCCGGCGGAGAACCTGATCCACGTCCGCTTCAAGCCCGGCCAGAGCGCGCTCGCGCGCGAGGAATTCGCCGCGCTCAAGCGGCGCGTGGACCGCGTCACGCCCAAGGCCGTCCAGGCCTATGCCCTGACCTGGGCGCGCCCCTGGCGCGTCGACTGCATGTCGATCACCTCCGCCTTCGCGTTCGGCTTCAGCCCCGCCTATTGCGCCAGCACCTGCCAGCCGACGCAGGCGAGCCCCTACTTCGACAGCAGCGCCGCGCGGCCCTACGCCAGATACGGGATGCGGCCGACCATGAGCCTCGCCGCGGCGAGCGTGGCAGAGGCGAAGCAGCTCATCGACCGCGGCGTCGCGTCCGACGGCAGCAACCCCACCGGCACCGCCTACCTCGTCAGCACCCCCGACAAGAATCGCAACGTGCGCGCCGCCGGCTACGCTGCGGCGCGCACGCAGCTGCAGCGCGCGATCCCCGTCGAAATCGTCGAAGGCGAGGCACTGCGCGACCGCCACGACGTGATGTTCTATTTCACCGGGCTGGCCCGGGTGCCCGCGCTCGACAGCGACGGCTTCCTGCCGGGCGCCATTGGCGACCACCTCACCTCGGCCGGCGGCGAACTCTTCGGCGGTAGTCAGATGAGCAGCCTCGCCTGGCTGGAGGCCGGCGCCACCGGCAGCTACGGCGCGGTGGTCGAGCCGTGCAACTTCCCCGCCAAGTTTCCGGTTCCCGCCGTCGTCATGGCGCACTACCTGCAGGGCGAAACCCTGATCGAGGCCTACTGGAAGAGCGTCCAGATGCCCGGGCAGGGCCTCTTCATCGGCGAGCCGCTGGCGCGCCCGTTCGCCGGCGTCGCCACGCAGGCCCGCGACGGCGGCCTGACGGTCGCGGCCCGCCTGCTCGCGCCCGGCCTCTACGACGTGCAGGCGGCGCCGACCATGATCGGTCCCTACCGCACCGTCGGCCGCCTCGCGATCCGCTGGGGCATGCGCGAGGTCCGCCTCGAACACGTCCTGCCCGCCTACTACCGCTTCGAGCGCCGCACCGCGCCGCCGCGATAG
- a CDS encoding quinone-dependent dihydroorotate dehydrogenase, whose translation MLYPLLRPALFSLDPETAHGLTLSGLDLARRLGLLALLPRTQGRPARVMGIDFPNAVGLAAGLDKDGAHIDALAALGFGFLEIGTVTPRAQPGNPRPRLFRLPRAEAIINRMGFNNRGVDNLVRNVEASAFKGVLGINIGKNKDTPNEHAVDDYLACLDKVYAHASYVTVNISSPNTQNLRELQRDEALDALLSAIKLRQSELAQRHGRYVPVALKIAPDLDDAQIAAIAALLMMHRIDAVIATNTTIARDAVAGLPHAEETGGLSGAPVRAASTRVIRELARHLKGEVPIIGVGGILSADDAQEKIDAGASLVQLYSGLIYRGPALVRECVRRLAR comes from the coding sequence ATGCTTTATCCGCTGCTCCGCCCCGCCCTCTTCAGCCTCGACCCCGAGACAGCGCATGGCCTCACGCTTTCGGGGCTCGATCTCGCGCGGCGCCTGGGCCTGCTTGCGCTGCTGCCGCGAACGCAAGGCCGGCCGGCACGCGTGATGGGCATCGACTTCCCCAACGCCGTCGGGCTGGCGGCCGGCCTCGACAAGGACGGCGCCCACATCGACGCCCTGGCGGCGCTCGGCTTCGGTTTCCTCGAGATCGGCACCGTGACGCCGCGCGCGCAGCCCGGCAATCCGCGCCCGCGCCTGTTCCGCCTGCCGCGGGCCGAGGCCATCATCAACCGCATGGGCTTCAACAACCGCGGCGTCGACAATCTCGTGCGCAACGTCGAGGCGAGCGCATTCAAGGGCGTGCTCGGCATCAACATCGGCAAGAACAAGGACACGCCCAACGAGCACGCGGTCGACGACTACCTCGCCTGCCTGGACAAGGTCTACGCGCACGCGAGCTACGTCACGGTGAACATCTCCTCGCCCAACACGCAGAACCTGCGCGAACTGCAGCGCGACGAGGCGCTCGACGCGCTGCTGTCCGCGATCAAGCTGCGGCAATCCGAACTCGCGCAGCGGCATGGCCGCTACGTGCCGGTCGCGCTGAAGATCGCGCCCGACCTCGACGACGCGCAGATCGCGGCGATCGCGGCGCTCTTGATGATGCACCGCATCGACGCGGTGATCGCGACCAACACCACGATCGCGCGCGACGCCGTCGCCGGCCTGCCGCACGCGGAAGAGACCGGCGGCCTGTCCGGCGCACCGGTGCGCGCGGCCTCCACGCGGGTGATCCGCGAACTGGCGCGCCACCTCAAGGGCGAGGTGCCGATCATCGGCGTCGGCGGCATCCTGTCCGCAGACGACGCGCAGGAAAAGATCGACGCGGGCGCCTCCCTGGTGCAGCTGTATTCCGGGCTCATATACCGCGGGCCGGCGCTGGTGCGCGAATGCGTGCGCCGCCTCGCGCGCTGA
- a CDS encoding D-alanyl-D-alanine carboxypeptidase family protein, which translates to MTTPHFLQRLALSFTVLIASVAWSAPLVPPPPEIAAKSYVLMDAASGDVLAQHDGDTRLPPASLTKMMTAYIATLEMQRGRIHPGDMVTISEKAWRTGGSKMFVEVGKQVSVDDLFHGIIIQSGNDASIAMAEHIAGSEDAFVSLMNAEAQRLGMRNTHFTDATGLPHPDHYSSAHDMAILARAIINADPAHYAIYKQKYFLWNGINQPNRNLLLWRDDAVDGLKTGHTEEAGYCLVASAKRGNERLIAAVFGTDSEAARAAETAKLLTYGFRFFDSRTFYNKGAVVTDVPVWKGAARSVKAGVNDVVAVSVAAGEADKLVALAIPKPTLIAPVKQGDVIGKVEIRAGDKVIKQVDLVATESVEQGGFFRRIWDSIRLFFRGLFG; encoded by the coding sequence ATGACTACACCGCACTTCCTGCAACGCCTCGCCCTGTCCTTCACCGTGCTGATCGCGTCGGTCGCCTGGAGTGCGCCGCTCGTCCCGCCGCCCCCGGAAATCGCGGCCAAGTCCTACGTCCTGATGGACGCGGCGAGCGGCGACGTCCTGGCCCAGCATGACGGCGACACGCGCCTGCCGCCGGCCAGCCTGACCAAGATGATGACCGCCTACATCGCGACGCTGGAGATGCAGCGTGGACGGATCCATCCGGGCGACATGGTCACGATCAGCGAAAAGGCCTGGCGTACCGGCGGCTCGAAGATGTTCGTCGAGGTCGGCAAGCAGGTCTCGGTCGACGACCTGTTCCACGGCATCATCATCCAGTCGGGCAACGACGCCAGCATCGCGATGGCCGAACACATCGCCGGCAGCGAGGACGCCTTCGTTTCGCTGATGAACGCCGAGGCGCAGCGCCTCGGAATGCGCAATACCCATTTCACCGACGCGACCGGCCTGCCCCATCCGGATCATTACTCCAGCGCCCACGACATGGCGATCCTGGCGCGCGCGATCATCAACGCGGACCCGGCGCACTACGCGATCTACAAACAGAAGTACTTCCTGTGGAACGGCATCAACCAGCCCAACCGCAACCTGCTGCTGTGGCGTGACGATGCCGTCGACGGGCTGAAGACCGGCCACACCGAAGAGGCCGGTTACTGCCTCGTCGCCTCCGCGAAGCGCGGGAACGAGCGCCTGATCGCCGCCGTGTTCGGCACCGACAGCGAAGCGGCGCGCGCCGCCGAAACGGCCAAGCTGCTGACCTACGGCTTTCGTTTCTTCGACAGCCGGACGTTCTACAACAAGGGTGCCGTGGTGACCGACGTGCCCGTATGGAAGGGCGCAGCGCGCAGCGTCAAGGCCGGCGTCAACGATGTCGTGGCCGTCAGCGTGGCCGCGGGCGAGGCCGACAAGCTCGTCGCCCTGGCGATTCCCAAGCCCACGTTGATCGCGCCGGTGAAGCAGGGCGACGTGATCGGCAAGGTGGAGATCCGCGCGGGCGACAAGGTGATCAAGCAGGTCGATCTCGTCGCGACGGAAAGCGTCGAGCAGGGCGGCTTCTTCCGCCGCATATGGGACAGCATCCGGCTGTTCTTCAGGGGGCTGTTCGGCTGA
- a CDS encoding GNAT family N-acetyltransferase, whose translation MKMHTEFTIRRACTRDASQVAAMVGELLSEIMASTGIQAFNFDLAATTERLADFISREKYFVFVACGENDGPVGFITLIESYALYAEGAFGTIPELYVRPGFRSQELGRRLVRQARDFGSTRGWSRLEVTTPPLPQFDRTLLFYEREGFSITGGRKLKAPL comes from the coding sequence ATGAAGATGCACACCGAATTCACGATCAGACGGGCCTGCACCCGCGATGCTTCGCAGGTCGCTGCAATGGTCGGCGAATTGCTGTCCGAGATCATGGCGAGCACCGGCATTCAGGCGTTCAACTTTGATCTGGCCGCGACGACGGAGAGACTCGCTGATTTCATCAGTCGGGAGAAGTACTTCGTCTTCGTCGCCTGTGGGGAAAACGACGGGCCCGTCGGGTTCATCACCCTGATCGAGAGCTATGCGCTATACGCTGAAGGGGCATTCGGCACGATCCCCGAACTCTATGTTCGTCCTGGATTCCGCTCGCAGGAACTGGGCCGACGCCTGGTCCGTCAAGCCAGGGATTTTGGCTCGACCCGCGGCTGGAGCCGTCTGGAGGTCACGACTCCGCCGCTGCCGCAATTCGACCGGACGCTGCTGTTTTATGAGCGCGAAGGGTTTTCCATCACGGGCGGCCGCAAGCTGAAGGCTCCCCTGTGA
- a CDS encoding cupin domain-containing protein — MMSNEQAAPETRGVTVNLLATVDLGSEIEGMAGRQLRMRMVTIEPGGVFGPIHDHKDRPGVVYILQGTITDHRDGVATDYGPGVGWPEDRNTLHWLENRGSIPAVEISVDIVRQA; from the coding sequence ATGATGAGCAACGAACAGGCGGCACCGGAGACGAGGGGGGTGACGGTGAACCTGCTTGCGACGGTTGATCTCGGTTCGGAGATCGAGGGCATGGCCGGGCGCCAGCTTCGGATGCGTATGGTGACCATCGAGCCTGGAGGCGTCTTCGGCCCGATTCACGACCATAAGGACAGACCCGGTGTGGTCTACATCCTGCAAGGTACGATCACCGACCATCGAGATGGCGTCGCGACCGACTATGGCCCGGGCGTGGGCTGGCCCGAGGACAGGAACACCCTGCACTGGCTCGAGAACCGCGGATCGATCCCGGCTGTGGAGATCTCGGTCGACATCGTCAGGCAAGCGTAG